A DNA window from Luteolibacter luteus contains the following coding sequences:
- a CDS encoding OsmC family protein gives MVEIKIDYQGDLHCRAIHGPSQTVLETDAPVDNNGRGESFSPTDLVATALGVCMATVMGIVAKRKEIPLEGMKVTVKKHMSTDTPRRIAKLEVDIEVPLPADHPERKLLEATGNGCPVHQSLHPDVVQEIRWHWQ, from the coding sequence ATGGTTGAGATCAAGATCGACTATCAGGGCGACCTTCACTGCCGCGCCATCCACGGACCTTCGCAAACCGTGCTGGAGACCGACGCCCCGGTGGATAACAACGGCCGCGGCGAATCCTTTTCGCCCACCGACCTCGTCGCCACCGCGCTGGGCGTCTGCATGGCCACCGTGATGGGCATCGTCGCGAAGCGGAAGGAGATCCCGCTGGAAGGCATGAAGGTCACCGTGAAGAAGCACATGTCCACCGACACCCCGCGCCGCATCGCGAAGCTGGAAGTCGACATCGAAGTGCCGCTTCCCGCCGATCATCCGGAGCGCAAGCTCCTCGAAGCCACCGGCAATGGCTGCCCCGTCCACCAGAGCCTGCACCCGGACGTGGTCCAAGAGATCCGCTGGCACTGGCAGTGA